A region from the Triticum aestivum cultivar Chinese Spring chromosome 3D, IWGSC CS RefSeq v2.1, whole genome shotgun sequence genome encodes:
- the LOC123080244 gene encoding proline--tRNA ligase, cytoplasmic produces the protein MSTNKGGGGGKKKKEVKKETKLGMGYKKDDNFGEWYSEVVVNSEMIEYYDISGCYILRPWAMEIWELLKEFFDAEIKKLKLKPYYFPLFVTENVLQKEKDHIEGFAPEVAWVTKSGKSDLEAPIAIRPTSETVMYPYFSKWIRSHRDLPLKCNQWCNVVRWEFSNPTPFIRSREFLWQEGHTVFATKEEADEEVLQILELYRRIYEEFLAVPVSKGRKSEMEKFAGGLYTTSVEAFIPNTGRGIQGATSHCLGQNFAKMFDITFENEKGERSMVWQNSWAYTTRSIGVMIMTHGDDKGLVLPPKVAPIQVIVIPVPFKDADTTAIKGACESAVYTLNEAGIRADLDARENYSPGWKYSQWEMKGVPLRIEIGPKDLANKQVRIVRRDNGTKVDIPSTDLVEQVRVLLDGIQANLLETAKAKRDACIVSISTWDEFIAALNDKKLILAPWCDEEEVEKDVKARTKGELGAAKTLCTPFDQPDLPSGTVCFASGKPAQKWSFWGRSY, from the exons ATGTCGACCAACAAGGGCGGAGGTGGAG ggaagaagaagaaggaggtgaAGAAGGAGACGAAACTGGGGATGGGGTACAAGAAGGATGATAACTTCGGGGAGTGGTACTCTGAG GTTGTTGTTAACAGCGAAATGATTGAGTACTATGACATCTCTGGTTGTTATATCTTGAGGCCTTGGGCGATGGAAATATGGGAGTTGCTGAAA GAATTTTTTGATGCGGAAATAAAGAAGTTGAAGCTGAAACCATATTATTTCCCTTTGTTTGTTACGGAGAATGTTCTGCAGAAGGAGAAAGACCATATTGAGGGCTTTGCCCCTGAG GTAGCGTGGGTTACTAAATCAGGAAAATCTGATCTGGAAGCTCCTATTGCAATCCGTCCAACAAGTGAGACTGTCATGTATCCATACTTCTCTAAATGGATAAGAAGCCACCGGGACTTACCTTTGAAGTGTAACCAGTGGTGCAATGTTGTTAGATGGGAGTTTAGCAATCCAACTCCTTTCATAAG GAGCCGTGAATTTCTTTGGCAAGAAGGCCATACAGTTTTTGCAACTAAAGAGGAGGCAGATGAAGAG GTCCTCCAAATATTGGAACTCTACAGGAGAATATatgaagaatttttagcagttcCAGTGTCCAAAGGGAGGAAAAGTGAGATGGAAAAGTTTGCTGGTGGACTTTACACAACCAGTGTAGAG GCCTTCATTCCAAATACTGGCCGTGGTATACAAGGTGCAACTTCACATTGTCTTGGTCAAAACTTTGCAAAGATGTTTGATATCACTTTTGAGAATGAAAAGGGTGAACGGTCCATGGTGTGGCAGAACTCTTGGGCATACACTACCCGCTCG ATTGGAGTCATGATAATGACACATGGTGATGACAAGGGCTTAGTGCTGCCACCAAAGGTGGCACCTATCCAGGTCATTGTTATTCCTGTGCCATTTAAAGATGCTGACACAACAGCTATTAAAGGGGCGTGTGAGTCGGCTGTTTACACCTTGAACGAAGCTGGGATTCGAGCAGATTTGGATGCTCGTGAAAACTACTCTCCTGGTTGGAAATATTCTCAATGGGAAATGAAAGGTGTTCCTTTGAGAATCGAGATAGGTCCAAAAGATCTGGCGAACAAGCAG GTGCGCATTGTCCGGCGAGACAATGGTACAAAGGTTGATATTCCTTCAACCGACTTGGTTGAGCAGGTTAGAGTGTTGCTGGATGGGATTCAAGCAAACTTGTTGGAAACAGCGAAAGCAAAGAGAGATGCCTGCATTGTAAGCATCAGCACTTGGGATGAATTCATAGCAGCTCTCAATGACAAAAAGTTGATCTTGGCTCCATGGTGTGATGAGGAG GAGGTGGAGAAGGACGTGAAAGCTCGGACCAAAGGTGAACTTGGAGCTGCGAAAACATTGTGTACTCCATTTGACCAGCCAGATCTCCCTTCTG GAACCGTGTGCTTTGCTTCCGGAAAGCCTGCTCAAAAGTGGTCATTCTGGGGTCGCAGCTATTGA